In one window of Primulina tabacum isolate GXHZ01 chromosome 8, ASM2559414v2, whole genome shotgun sequence DNA:
- the LOC142553659 gene encoding uncharacterized protein LOC142553659 isoform X6: MILRFGRLRRIFRVSPSPLTYSAYCRYSSVAETKHELLSAVDVLSFVQSSLHKPKGSLHYWLNAVSDCKNVFKEDGILLVLVSDYVSDDFTSNPNTFKMFENVKSLHQRYPFLQVLAVQYGRSISFNDISTSLVQIIFKEYINFPILLSKYSLEVCDGPCYIISKGFRNPLVYPAKNVDLEALDQAIQELNEQCIQGAIIHDTKSTWVKPVEVVKELDVCSLSQNLLWSFPGCISVDECGDRLFLSDVNHHRIIVFNGSGKLLDAIGSSPGFEDGVFESAKLLRPAASFYHAFEDSIYFVDSENHAIRRADLERRVVETVFPATTDGNKNKSFWKWILDKVWPGKLKSEALNSESFLFPWHMLKASDNDLFVFNQSFGTLWVVDLESSSIRETVKESSKILEICGQMMMDKSISARHVPSDWLEQQLAASCSFDGIPYAGLMSSTATFQDHIVFCDTVGQTVVKFNRGTGSAISFPFSNFGVLGLPYWFVPPLEQVYSDDGVPGLELDHVQEFNLLPGRVDIELYISVPQQTELVEQPREGCIWRLARGAAAEVSELENKALSTEKVGIAQQWYDELDNLCYSTSIEEESSTEEESKPVVQEGVARIGCTINSSPGTSEVIILAALYLRLKKSTISTIESCEDTVTKMVSIMDPSKRFKRDLLVKVLTASKRDLEELIFLRHLHVRLKIDSFDHPKADNLRDIIVSESSVKLQVTL; the protein is encoded by the exons ATGATACTCAGATTTGGACGTCTAAGACGTATTTTTCGAGTTTCGCCGTCTCCCCTAACTTATTCCG CTTATTGCAGGTATTCATCTGTAGCAGAAACAAAACATGAGCTGCTTTCGGCCGTAGATGTTTTGTCCTTTGTCCAATCATCTCTTCACAAGCCTAAAG GTTCTTTGCACTACTGGCTGAATGCCGTTTCGGATTGCAAAAATGTGTTCAAGGAAGATGGAATTTTACTTGTTCTTGTTAGTGATTATGTCAGCGATGATTTTACTTCAAATCCAAATACTTTCAAAATGTTTGAGAATGTAAAATCACTTCACCAGAG GTACCCCTTCCTTCAGGTTCTGGCTGTGCAATATGGCAGGTCAATAAGCTTCAATGATATTTCTACAAGCTTGGTTCAGATCATCTTCAAAGAATATATTAATTTCCCTATTCTGCTGTCCAAGTACAGCCTTGAGGTTTGTGAT GGGCCATGCTACATTATATCTAAAGGCTTTCGGAATCCTTTGGTCTACCCTGCGAAGAATGTGGATCTTGAAGCACTTGATCAAG CTATTCAAGAGTTGAATGAACAATGTATTCAGGGAGCTATTATCCATGATACAAAAAGTACTTGGGTAAAGCCTGTTGAAGTTGTTAAGGAACTAGATGTTTGTTCCTTGTCACAAAATTTACTTTGGTCTTTCCCAG GTTGCATTTCTGTTGATGAGTGTGGCGATCGCTTGTTCCTTTCTGATGTCAATCACCATAGGATTATTGTGTTTAATGGCAGTGGGAAACTTCTGGATGCT ATTGGTTCTTCCCCTGGATTTGAGGATGGAGTGTTTGAGAGTGCCAAGTTACTACGCCCCGCAGCTTCCTTTTATCATGCTTTTGAGGATTCCATATATTTTGTGGATTCTGAG AACCATGCTATCAGGAGAGCTGATTTGGAGAGGAGGGTCGTGGAGACGGTTTTTCCGGCGACGACTGATGGTAACAAGAATAAAAGTTTTTGGAAATGGATTCTGGACAAGGTATGGCCTGGAAAGTTGAAGTCCGAAGCATTGAATTCCGAATCATTTTTGTTTCCCTGGCATATGCTGAAGGCATCAGATAATGATCTCTTTGTCTTTAATCAAAG TTTTGGAACTCTTTGGGTTGTAGACTTGGAATCAAGCTCTATCAGGGAAACTGTTAAAG AATCTTCAAAGATTTTGGAGATCTGTGGGCAGATGATGATGGATAAATCTATTTCTGCGAGGCATGTGCCATCTGATTGGTTAgagcagcaacttgctgctagTTGTTCATTCGATGGAATTCCATATGCTGGGCTTATGTCTTCTACAGCAACTTTCCAGGACCATATTGTATTCTGTGATACAG TTGGTCAGACGGTTGTTAAGTTCAATAGAGGAACTGGATCAGCAATAAGCTTTCCGTTCTCAAATTTCGGAGTCCTTGGGCTTCCTTATTGGTTTGTTCCCCCTTTAGAACAAGTTTATTCTGA TGATGGAGTGCCAGGGCTGGAACTTGATCATGTACAAGAGTTTAATTTATTGCCAG GCAGAGTTGACATAGAGTTATATATCAGTGTGCCACAACAAACTGAACTAGTAGAACAACCACGAGAAGGATGTATATGGCGTCTAGCCAGAGGAGCAGCTGCTGAAGTCTCTGAATTAGAGAACAAGGCATTATCAACAGAAAAG GTTGGCATTGCTCAGCAATGGTACGATGAACTCGACAATCTTTGCTATTCAACATCAATAGAAGAAGAGTCGAGCACAGAAGAAGAAAGCAAGCCTGTCGTGCAAGAAGGGGTTGCCCGCATTGGTTGCACAATCAACTCTAGTCCTGGAACAAGTGAG GTTATCATTTTAGCTGCACTTTACTTGAGGCTGAAAAAGAGCACAATTTCAACCATTGAAAGTTGCGAAGACACTGTGACAAAAATGGTCTCTATTATGGACCCGAGTAAACGGTTCAAAAGAGATCTACTTGTTAAGGTCCTAACAGCATCAAAGAGAGACTTGGAAGAACTCATTTTCTTGAGACATCTGCACGTGAGGCTCAAGATCGATTCATTCGACCACCCCAAAGCAGATAATTTAAGAGATATAATTGTGTCCGAATCCTCGGTGAAACTTCAGGTTACCTTGTAA
- the LOC142553659 gene encoding uncharacterized protein LOC142553659 isoform X4: MILRFGRLRRIFRVSPSPLTYSGYPFRLTAIGNNLSAFHSVEVKSGLHGRTELAGSYCRYSSVAETKHELLSAVDVLSFVQSSLHKPKAGSLHYWLNAVSDCKNVFKEDGILLVLVSDYVSDDFTSNPNTFKMFENVKSLHQRYPFLQVLAVQYGRSISFNDISTSLVQIIFKEYINFPILLSKYSLEVCDGPCYIISKGFRNPLVYPAKNVDLEALDQAIQELNEQCIQGAIIHDTKSTWVKPVEVVKELDVCSLSQNLLWSFPGCISVDECGDRLFLSDVNHHRIIVFNGSGKLLDAIGSSPGFEDGVFESAKLLRPAASFYHAFEDSIYFVDSENHAIRRADLERRVVETVFPATTDGNKNKSFWKWILDKVWPGKLKSEALNSESFLFPWHMLKASDNDLFVFNQSFGTLWVVDLESSSIRETVKESSKILEICGQMMMDKSISARHVPSDWLEQQLAASCSFDGIPYAGLMSSTATFQDHIVFCDTVGQTVVKFNRGTGSAISFPFSNFGVLGLPYCDGVPGLELDHVQEFNLLPGRVDIELYISVPQQTELVEQPREGCIWRLARGAAAEVSELENKALSTEKVGIAQQWYDELDNLCYSTSIEEESSTEEESKPVVQEGVARIGCTINSSPGTSEVIILAALYLRLKKSTISTIESCEDTVTKMVSIMDPSKRFKRDLLVKVLTASKRDLEELIFLRHLHVRLKIDSFDHPKADNLRDIIVSESSVKLQVTL; this comes from the exons ATGATACTCAGATTTGGACGTCTAAGACGTATTTTTCGAGTTTCGCCGTCTCCCCTAACTTATTCCG GTTATCCATTTCGGTTAACTGCAATCGGCAACAATCTTTCGGCTTTTCATTCGGTTGAAGTGAAATCTGGCTTACACGGGAGGACGGAATTGGCGGGCT CTTATTGCAGGTATTCATCTGTAGCAGAAACAAAACATGAGCTGCTTTCGGCCGTAGATGTTTTGTCCTTTGTCCAATCATCTCTTCACAAGCCTAAAG CAGGTTCTTTGCACTACTGGCTGAATGCCGTTTCGGATTGCAAAAATGTGTTCAAGGAAGATGGAATTTTACTTGTTCTTGTTAGTGATTATGTCAGCGATGATTTTACTTCAAATCCAAATACTTTCAAAATGTTTGAGAATGTAAAATCACTTCACCAGAG GTACCCCTTCCTTCAGGTTCTGGCTGTGCAATATGGCAGGTCAATAAGCTTCAATGATATTTCTACAAGCTTGGTTCAGATCATCTTCAAAGAATATATTAATTTCCCTATTCTGCTGTCCAAGTACAGCCTTGAGGTTTGTGAT GGGCCATGCTACATTATATCTAAAGGCTTTCGGAATCCTTTGGTCTACCCTGCGAAGAATGTGGATCTTGAAGCACTTGATCAAG CTATTCAAGAGTTGAATGAACAATGTATTCAGGGAGCTATTATCCATGATACAAAAAGTACTTGGGTAAAGCCTGTTGAAGTTGTTAAGGAACTAGATGTTTGTTCCTTGTCACAAAATTTACTTTGGTCTTTCCCAG GTTGCATTTCTGTTGATGAGTGTGGCGATCGCTTGTTCCTTTCTGATGTCAATCACCATAGGATTATTGTGTTTAATGGCAGTGGGAAACTTCTGGATGCT ATTGGTTCTTCCCCTGGATTTGAGGATGGAGTGTTTGAGAGTGCCAAGTTACTACGCCCCGCAGCTTCCTTTTATCATGCTTTTGAGGATTCCATATATTTTGTGGATTCTGAG AACCATGCTATCAGGAGAGCTGATTTGGAGAGGAGGGTCGTGGAGACGGTTTTTCCGGCGACGACTGATGGTAACAAGAATAAAAGTTTTTGGAAATGGATTCTGGACAAGGTATGGCCTGGAAAGTTGAAGTCCGAAGCATTGAATTCCGAATCATTTTTGTTTCCCTGGCATATGCTGAAGGCATCAGATAATGATCTCTTTGTCTTTAATCAAAG TTTTGGAACTCTTTGGGTTGTAGACTTGGAATCAAGCTCTATCAGGGAAACTGTTAAAG AATCTTCAAAGATTTTGGAGATCTGTGGGCAGATGATGATGGATAAATCTATTTCTGCGAGGCATGTGCCATCTGATTGGTTAgagcagcaacttgctgctagTTGTTCATTCGATGGAATTCCATATGCTGGGCTTATGTCTTCTACAGCAACTTTCCAGGACCATATTGTATTCTGTGATACAG TTGGTCAGACGGTTGTTAAGTTCAATAGAGGAACTGGATCAGCAATAAGCTTTCCGTTCTCAAATTTCGGAGTCCTTGGGCTTCCTTATTG TGATGGAGTGCCAGGGCTGGAACTTGATCATGTACAAGAGTTTAATTTATTGCCAG GCAGAGTTGACATAGAGTTATATATCAGTGTGCCACAACAAACTGAACTAGTAGAACAACCACGAGAAGGATGTATATGGCGTCTAGCCAGAGGAGCAGCTGCTGAAGTCTCTGAATTAGAGAACAAGGCATTATCAACAGAAAAG GTTGGCATTGCTCAGCAATGGTACGATGAACTCGACAATCTTTGCTATTCAACATCAATAGAAGAAGAGTCGAGCACAGAAGAAGAAAGCAAGCCTGTCGTGCAAGAAGGGGTTGCCCGCATTGGTTGCACAATCAACTCTAGTCCTGGAACAAGTGAG GTTATCATTTTAGCTGCACTTTACTTGAGGCTGAAAAAGAGCACAATTTCAACCATTGAAAGTTGCGAAGACACTGTGACAAAAATGGTCTCTATTATGGACCCGAGTAAACGGTTCAAAAGAGATCTACTTGTTAAGGTCCTAACAGCATCAAAGAGAGACTTGGAAGAACTCATTTTCTTGAGACATCTGCACGTGAGGCTCAAGATCGATTCATTCGACCACCCCAAAGCAGATAATTTAAGAGATATAATTGTGTCCGAATCCTCGGTGAAACTTCAGGTTACCTTGTAA
- the LOC142553659 gene encoding uncharacterized protein LOC142553659 isoform X9 → MILRFGRLRRIFRVSPSPLTYSGYPFRLTAIGNNLSAFHSVEVKSGLHGRTELAGSYCRYSSVAETKHELLSAVDVLSFVQSSLHKPKAGSLHYWLNAVSDCKNVFKEDGILLVLVSDYVSDDFTSNPNTFKMFENVKSLHQRYPFLQVLAVQYGRSISFNDISTSLVQIIFKEYINFPILLSKYSLEVCDGPCYIISKGFRNPLVYPAKNVDLEALDQAIQELNEQCIQGAIIHDTKSTWVKPVEVVKELDVCSLSQNLLWSFPGCISVDECGDRLFLSDVNHHRIIVFNGSGKLLDAIGSSPGFEDGVFESAKLLRPAASFYHAFEDSIYFVDSENHAIRRADLERRVVETVFPATTDGNKNKSFWKWILDKVWPGKLKSEALNSESFLFPWHMLKASDNDLFVFNQSFGTLWVVDLESSSIRETVKESSKILEICGQMMMDKSISARHVPSDWLEQQLAASCSFDGIPYAGLMSSTATFQDHIVFCDTVGQTVVKFNRGTGSAISFPFSNFGVLGLPYWFVPPLEQVYSDDGVPGLELDHVQEFNLLPGK, encoded by the exons ATGATACTCAGATTTGGACGTCTAAGACGTATTTTTCGAGTTTCGCCGTCTCCCCTAACTTATTCCG GTTATCCATTTCGGTTAACTGCAATCGGCAACAATCTTTCGGCTTTTCATTCGGTTGAAGTGAAATCTGGCTTACACGGGAGGACGGAATTGGCGGGCT CTTATTGCAGGTATTCATCTGTAGCAGAAACAAAACATGAGCTGCTTTCGGCCGTAGATGTTTTGTCCTTTGTCCAATCATCTCTTCACAAGCCTAAAG CAGGTTCTTTGCACTACTGGCTGAATGCCGTTTCGGATTGCAAAAATGTGTTCAAGGAAGATGGAATTTTACTTGTTCTTGTTAGTGATTATGTCAGCGATGATTTTACTTCAAATCCAAATACTTTCAAAATGTTTGAGAATGTAAAATCACTTCACCAGAG GTACCCCTTCCTTCAGGTTCTGGCTGTGCAATATGGCAGGTCAATAAGCTTCAATGATATTTCTACAAGCTTGGTTCAGATCATCTTCAAAGAATATATTAATTTCCCTATTCTGCTGTCCAAGTACAGCCTTGAGGTTTGTGAT GGGCCATGCTACATTATATCTAAAGGCTTTCGGAATCCTTTGGTCTACCCTGCGAAGAATGTGGATCTTGAAGCACTTGATCAAG CTATTCAAGAGTTGAATGAACAATGTATTCAGGGAGCTATTATCCATGATACAAAAAGTACTTGGGTAAAGCCTGTTGAAGTTGTTAAGGAACTAGATGTTTGTTCCTTGTCACAAAATTTACTTTGGTCTTTCCCAG GTTGCATTTCTGTTGATGAGTGTGGCGATCGCTTGTTCCTTTCTGATGTCAATCACCATAGGATTATTGTGTTTAATGGCAGTGGGAAACTTCTGGATGCT ATTGGTTCTTCCCCTGGATTTGAGGATGGAGTGTTTGAGAGTGCCAAGTTACTACGCCCCGCAGCTTCCTTTTATCATGCTTTTGAGGATTCCATATATTTTGTGGATTCTGAG AACCATGCTATCAGGAGAGCTGATTTGGAGAGGAGGGTCGTGGAGACGGTTTTTCCGGCGACGACTGATGGTAACAAGAATAAAAGTTTTTGGAAATGGATTCTGGACAAGGTATGGCCTGGAAAGTTGAAGTCCGAAGCATTGAATTCCGAATCATTTTTGTTTCCCTGGCATATGCTGAAGGCATCAGATAATGATCTCTTTGTCTTTAATCAAAG TTTTGGAACTCTTTGGGTTGTAGACTTGGAATCAAGCTCTATCAGGGAAACTGTTAAAG AATCTTCAAAGATTTTGGAGATCTGTGGGCAGATGATGATGGATAAATCTATTTCTGCGAGGCATGTGCCATCTGATTGGTTAgagcagcaacttgctgctagTTGTTCATTCGATGGAATTCCATATGCTGGGCTTATGTCTTCTACAGCAACTTTCCAGGACCATATTGTATTCTGTGATACAG TTGGTCAGACGGTTGTTAAGTTCAATAGAGGAACTGGATCAGCAATAAGCTTTCCGTTCTCAAATTTCGGAGTCCTTGGGCTTCCTTATTGGTTTGTTCCCCCTTTAGAACAAGTTTATTCTGA TGATGGAGTGCCAGGGCTGGAACTTGATCATGTACAAGAGTTTAATTTATTGCCAG GTAAATGA
- the LOC142553659 gene encoding uncharacterized protein LOC142553659 isoform X5 — translation MILRFGRLRRIFRVSPSPLTYSAYCRYSSVAETKHELLSAVDVLSFVQSSLHKPKAGSLHYWLNAVSDCKNVFKEDGILLVLVSDYVSDDFTSNPNTFKMFENVKSLHQRYPFLQVLAVQYGRSISFNDISTSLVQIIFKEYINFPILLSKYSLEVCDGPCYIISKGFRNPLVYPAKNVDLEALDQAIQELNEQCIQGAIIHDTKSTWVKPVEVVKELDVCSLSQNLLWSFPGCISVDECGDRLFLSDVNHHRIIVFNGSGKLLDAIGSSPGFEDGVFESAKLLRPAASFYHAFEDSIYFVDSENHAIRRADLERRVVETVFPATTDGNKNKSFWKWILDKVWPGKLKSEALNSESFLFPWHMLKASDNDLFVFNQSFGTLWVVDLESSSIRETVKESSKILEICGQMMMDKSISARHVPSDWLEQQLAASCSFDGIPYAGLMSSTATFQDHIVFCDTVGQTVVKFNRGTGSAISFPFSNFGVLGLPYWFVPPLEQVYSDDGVPGLELDHVQEFNLLPGRVDIELYISVPQQTELVEQPREGCIWRLARGAAAEVSELENKALSTEKVGIAQQWYDELDNLCYSTSIEEESSTEEESKPVVQEGVARIGCTINSSPGTSEVIILAALYLRLKKSTISTIESCEDTVTKMVSIMDPSKRFKRDLLVKVLTASKRDLEELIFLRHLHVRLKIDSFDHPKADNLRDIIVSESSVKLQVTL, via the exons ATGATACTCAGATTTGGACGTCTAAGACGTATTTTTCGAGTTTCGCCGTCTCCCCTAACTTATTCCG CTTATTGCAGGTATTCATCTGTAGCAGAAACAAAACATGAGCTGCTTTCGGCCGTAGATGTTTTGTCCTTTGTCCAATCATCTCTTCACAAGCCTAAAG CAGGTTCTTTGCACTACTGGCTGAATGCCGTTTCGGATTGCAAAAATGTGTTCAAGGAAGATGGAATTTTACTTGTTCTTGTTAGTGATTATGTCAGCGATGATTTTACTTCAAATCCAAATACTTTCAAAATGTTTGAGAATGTAAAATCACTTCACCAGAG GTACCCCTTCCTTCAGGTTCTGGCTGTGCAATATGGCAGGTCAATAAGCTTCAATGATATTTCTACAAGCTTGGTTCAGATCATCTTCAAAGAATATATTAATTTCCCTATTCTGCTGTCCAAGTACAGCCTTGAGGTTTGTGAT GGGCCATGCTACATTATATCTAAAGGCTTTCGGAATCCTTTGGTCTACCCTGCGAAGAATGTGGATCTTGAAGCACTTGATCAAG CTATTCAAGAGTTGAATGAACAATGTATTCAGGGAGCTATTATCCATGATACAAAAAGTACTTGGGTAAAGCCTGTTGAAGTTGTTAAGGAACTAGATGTTTGTTCCTTGTCACAAAATTTACTTTGGTCTTTCCCAG GTTGCATTTCTGTTGATGAGTGTGGCGATCGCTTGTTCCTTTCTGATGTCAATCACCATAGGATTATTGTGTTTAATGGCAGTGGGAAACTTCTGGATGCT ATTGGTTCTTCCCCTGGATTTGAGGATGGAGTGTTTGAGAGTGCCAAGTTACTACGCCCCGCAGCTTCCTTTTATCATGCTTTTGAGGATTCCATATATTTTGTGGATTCTGAG AACCATGCTATCAGGAGAGCTGATTTGGAGAGGAGGGTCGTGGAGACGGTTTTTCCGGCGACGACTGATGGTAACAAGAATAAAAGTTTTTGGAAATGGATTCTGGACAAGGTATGGCCTGGAAAGTTGAAGTCCGAAGCATTGAATTCCGAATCATTTTTGTTTCCCTGGCATATGCTGAAGGCATCAGATAATGATCTCTTTGTCTTTAATCAAAG TTTTGGAACTCTTTGGGTTGTAGACTTGGAATCAAGCTCTATCAGGGAAACTGTTAAAG AATCTTCAAAGATTTTGGAGATCTGTGGGCAGATGATGATGGATAAATCTATTTCTGCGAGGCATGTGCCATCTGATTGGTTAgagcagcaacttgctgctagTTGTTCATTCGATGGAATTCCATATGCTGGGCTTATGTCTTCTACAGCAACTTTCCAGGACCATATTGTATTCTGTGATACAG TTGGTCAGACGGTTGTTAAGTTCAATAGAGGAACTGGATCAGCAATAAGCTTTCCGTTCTCAAATTTCGGAGTCCTTGGGCTTCCTTATTGGTTTGTTCCCCCTTTAGAACAAGTTTATTCTGA TGATGGAGTGCCAGGGCTGGAACTTGATCATGTACAAGAGTTTAATTTATTGCCAG GCAGAGTTGACATAGAGTTATATATCAGTGTGCCACAACAAACTGAACTAGTAGAACAACCACGAGAAGGATGTATATGGCGTCTAGCCAGAGGAGCAGCTGCTGAAGTCTCTGAATTAGAGAACAAGGCATTATCAACAGAAAAG GTTGGCATTGCTCAGCAATGGTACGATGAACTCGACAATCTTTGCTATTCAACATCAATAGAAGAAGAGTCGAGCACAGAAGAAGAAAGCAAGCCTGTCGTGCAAGAAGGGGTTGCCCGCATTGGTTGCACAATCAACTCTAGTCCTGGAACAAGTGAG GTTATCATTTTAGCTGCACTTTACTTGAGGCTGAAAAAGAGCACAATTTCAACCATTGAAAGTTGCGAAGACACTGTGACAAAAATGGTCTCTATTATGGACCCGAGTAAACGGTTCAAAAGAGATCTACTTGTTAAGGTCCTAACAGCATCAAAGAGAGACTTGGAAGAACTCATTTTCTTGAGACATCTGCACGTGAGGCTCAAGATCGATTCATTCGACCACCCCAAAGCAGATAATTTAAGAGATATAATTGTGTCCGAATCCTCGGTGAAACTTCAGGTTACCTTGTAA
- the LOC142553659 gene encoding uncharacterized protein LOC142553659 isoform X7, with product MILRFGRLRRIFRVSPSPLTYSGYPFRLTAIGNNLSAFHSVEVKSGLHGRTELAGSYCRYSSVAETKHELLSAVDVLSFVQSSLHKPKAGSLHYWLNAVSDCKNVFKEDGILLVLVSDYVSDDFTSNPNTFKMFENVKSLHQRYPFLQVLAVQYGRSISFNDISTSLVQIIFKEYINFPILLSKYSLEVCDGPCYIISKGFRNPLVYPAKNVDLEALDQAIQELNEQCIQGAIIHDTKSTWVKPVEVVKELDVCSLSQNLLWSFPGCISVDECGDRLFLSDVNHHRIIVFNGSGKLLDANHAIRRADLERRVVETVFPATTDGNKNKSFWKWILDKVWPGKLKSEALNSESFLFPWHMLKASDNDLFVFNQSFGTLWVVDLESSSIRETVKESSKILEICGQMMMDKSISARHVPSDWLEQQLAASCSFDGIPYAGLMSSTATFQDHIVFCDTVGQTVVKFNRGTGSAISFPFSNFGVLGLPYWFVPPLEQVYSDDGVPGLELDHVQEFNLLPGRVDIELYISVPQQTELVEQPREGCIWRLARGAAAEVSELENKALSTEKVGIAQQWYDELDNLCYSTSIEEESSTEEESKPVVQEGVARIGCTINSSPGTSEVIILAALYLRLKKSTISTIESCEDTVTKMVSIMDPSKRFKRDLLVKVLTASKRDLEELIFLRHLHVRLKIDSFDHPKADNLRDIIVSESSVKLQVTL from the exons ATGATACTCAGATTTGGACGTCTAAGACGTATTTTTCGAGTTTCGCCGTCTCCCCTAACTTATTCCG GTTATCCATTTCGGTTAACTGCAATCGGCAACAATCTTTCGGCTTTTCATTCGGTTGAAGTGAAATCTGGCTTACACGGGAGGACGGAATTGGCGGGCT CTTATTGCAGGTATTCATCTGTAGCAGAAACAAAACATGAGCTGCTTTCGGCCGTAGATGTTTTGTCCTTTGTCCAATCATCTCTTCACAAGCCTAAAG CAGGTTCTTTGCACTACTGGCTGAATGCCGTTTCGGATTGCAAAAATGTGTTCAAGGAAGATGGAATTTTACTTGTTCTTGTTAGTGATTATGTCAGCGATGATTTTACTTCAAATCCAAATACTTTCAAAATGTTTGAGAATGTAAAATCACTTCACCAGAG GTACCCCTTCCTTCAGGTTCTGGCTGTGCAATATGGCAGGTCAATAAGCTTCAATGATATTTCTACAAGCTTGGTTCAGATCATCTTCAAAGAATATATTAATTTCCCTATTCTGCTGTCCAAGTACAGCCTTGAGGTTTGTGAT GGGCCATGCTACATTATATCTAAAGGCTTTCGGAATCCTTTGGTCTACCCTGCGAAGAATGTGGATCTTGAAGCACTTGATCAAG CTATTCAAGAGTTGAATGAACAATGTATTCAGGGAGCTATTATCCATGATACAAAAAGTACTTGGGTAAAGCCTGTTGAAGTTGTTAAGGAACTAGATGTTTGTTCCTTGTCACAAAATTTACTTTGGTCTTTCCCAG GTTGCATTTCTGTTGATGAGTGTGGCGATCGCTTGTTCCTTTCTGATGTCAATCACCATAGGATTATTGTGTTTAATGGCAGTGGGAAACTTCTGGATGCT AACCATGCTATCAGGAGAGCTGATTTGGAGAGGAGGGTCGTGGAGACGGTTTTTCCGGCGACGACTGATGGTAACAAGAATAAAAGTTTTTGGAAATGGATTCTGGACAAGGTATGGCCTGGAAAGTTGAAGTCCGAAGCATTGAATTCCGAATCATTTTTGTTTCCCTGGCATATGCTGAAGGCATCAGATAATGATCTCTTTGTCTTTAATCAAAG TTTTGGAACTCTTTGGGTTGTAGACTTGGAATCAAGCTCTATCAGGGAAACTGTTAAAG AATCTTCAAAGATTTTGGAGATCTGTGGGCAGATGATGATGGATAAATCTATTTCTGCGAGGCATGTGCCATCTGATTGGTTAgagcagcaacttgctgctagTTGTTCATTCGATGGAATTCCATATGCTGGGCTTATGTCTTCTACAGCAACTTTCCAGGACCATATTGTATTCTGTGATACAG TTGGTCAGACGGTTGTTAAGTTCAATAGAGGAACTGGATCAGCAATAAGCTTTCCGTTCTCAAATTTCGGAGTCCTTGGGCTTCCTTATTGGTTTGTTCCCCCTTTAGAACAAGTTTATTCTGA TGATGGAGTGCCAGGGCTGGAACTTGATCATGTACAAGAGTTTAATTTATTGCCAG GCAGAGTTGACATAGAGTTATATATCAGTGTGCCACAACAAACTGAACTAGTAGAACAACCACGAGAAGGATGTATATGGCGTCTAGCCAGAGGAGCAGCTGCTGAAGTCTCTGAATTAGAGAACAAGGCATTATCAACAGAAAAG GTTGGCATTGCTCAGCAATGGTACGATGAACTCGACAATCTTTGCTATTCAACATCAATAGAAGAAGAGTCGAGCACAGAAGAAGAAAGCAAGCCTGTCGTGCAAGAAGGGGTTGCCCGCATTGGTTGCACAATCAACTCTAGTCCTGGAACAAGTGAG GTTATCATTTTAGCTGCACTTTACTTGAGGCTGAAAAAGAGCACAATTTCAACCATTGAAAGTTGCGAAGACACTGTGACAAAAATGGTCTCTATTATGGACCCGAGTAAACGGTTCAAAAGAGATCTACTTGTTAAGGTCCTAACAGCATCAAAGAGAGACTTGGAAGAACTCATTTTCTTGAGACATCTGCACGTGAGGCTCAAGATCGATTCATTCGACCACCCCAAAGCAGATAATTTAAGAGATATAATTGTGTCCGAATCCTCGGTGAAACTTCAGGTTACCTTGTAA